In one Erinaceus europaeus chromosome 3, mEriEur2.1, whole genome shotgun sequence genomic region, the following are encoded:
- the SLC5A6 gene encoding sodium-dependent multivitamin transporter isoform X2 — translation MSVGAVTSAPLFPTSDTSPPVPTFSAVDYVVFALLLVLSLAIGLYHACRGWGQHTVGQLQMADRKMDCLPVALSLLATFQSAVAILGVPAEIYRFGTQYWFLGCCYFLGLLIPAHIFIPIFYRLHLTSAYEYLELRFNKAVRICGTVTFIFQMVIYMGVVLYAPSLALNAVTGLDLWLSVLTLGIVCNIYTALGGLKAVIWTDVFQTLVMFLGQLAVIIVGSAKLGGLGQVWHTASQHGLISGLELDPDPFVRHTFWTLAFGGLFMMLSLYGVNQAQVQRYLSSRTEKAAVLSCYAVFPCQQLVLCISCLIGLVMFAYYQKFPMSTQQSQAAPDQFVLYFVMDLLRGLPGLPGLFVACLFSGSLSTISSAFNSLATVTMEDLIRPWFSDLSEARATMLCRMLAFGYGLLCLGMAYISSQMGPLLQAAISIFGMIGGPLLGLFCLGMFFPCANPPGAIVGLLAGLAMAFWIGVGSTVTSTGSSGAPSPPNSSSFSLPNNLTAIGLTTLVPSVTHSKPTGLQRLYSLSYLWYSAHNSTTVIVVGLIVSLLTGGMRGRTLDPRTLYPVWPRLLALLPRACQKRLHYKSHSQEPSFCAPQDLSADTMFPEKAGNGILRVDGSKEEVPEQGSAQQASSPTFILQETSL, via the exons ATGAGTGTTGGGGCGGTCACCTCCgctcccctgttccccacttcaGACACCAGCCCGCCCGTGCCGACTTTCTCTGCTGTGGACTATGTGGTCTTTGCCCTGCTGCTGGTCCTGTCCCTGGCCATCGGGCTGTACCATGCCTGTCGTGGCTGGGGCCAGCACACAGTCGGTCAGCTACAGATGGCGGACCGGAAGATGGACTGCCTTCCTGTGGCGCTGTCCCTGCTGGCCACCTTCCAGTCGGCTGTGGCCATCCTGGGTGTGCCAGCTGAGATCTACCGATTCGGGACCCAGTACTGGTTCCTGGGCTGCTGCTACTTCCTGGGGCTGCTGATCCCTGCACACATCTTCATCCCCATCTTCTACCGCCTGCATCTCACCAGTGCCTACGAG TACCTAGAGCTCCGATTCAATAAAGCTGTGCGGATTTGTGGGACCGTGACCTTCATCTTTCAGATG GTGATCTACATGGGGGTAGTGCTCTATGCACCATCTTTGGCCCTcaatgcag TGACTGGTCTTGACCTGTGGCTGTCCGTGCTGACCCTTGGCATTGTCTGTAACATCTATACTGCTCTG GGTGGGCTGAAGGCCGTCATCTGGACAGATGTGTTCCAAACGCTGGTCATGTTCCTGGGGCAGCTGGCAGTCATCATCGTGGGGTCGGCCAAGTTGGGTGGCTTGGGGCAAGTATGGCACACGGCCTCCCAGCATGGCCTCATCTCTGGGCTCGA GCTGGACCCAGACCCCTTCGTGCGTCACACCTTCTGGACCTTGGCTTTCGGGGGCTTGTTCATGATGCTGTCCCTGTATGGGGTGAACCAGGCTCAGGTGCAGCGCTACCTCAGCTCCCGCACGGAGAAGGCAGCCGTGCT CTCCTGCTATGCTGTGTTCCCCTGCCAGCAGCTGGTCCTCTGCATATCATGCCTCATCGGCCTGGTCATGTTTGCCTATTACCAGAAATTCCCTATGAGCACCCAGCAGAGCCAGGCAGCCCCTGACCAG TTTGTCCTGTATTTTGTGATGGATCTCCTGAGAGGCCTGCCGGGCCTGCCGGGGCTCTTCGTCGCCTGCCTCTTCAGTGGCTCCCTCAG caccatatcCTCCGCTTTTAACTCCCTGGCTACTGTGACGATGGAAGACCTGATCCGGCCCTGGTTCTCTGACCTCTCTGAAGCCCGGGCCACCATGCTGTGCAGAATGCTCG CCTTTGGTTATGGGCTGCTTTGTCTGGGGATGGCCTACATTTCCTCCCAGATGGGACCTCTGTTGCAG gcagcCATCAGCATCTTTGGCATGATCGGGGGACCACTGCTCGGACTCTTCTGCCTTGGCATGTTCTTTCCCTGTGCCAACCCTCCC GGCGCCATTGTGGGTCTGCTGGCTGGACTCGCCATGGCCTTCTGGATCGGTGTTGGGAGCACAGTGACCAGCACGGGCTCCAGCGGGGCCCCCTCGCCCCCTAACAGCTCCAGCTTCTCCCTGCCCAACAACCTGACTGCCATCGGTCTGACCACATTGGTGCCCTCTGTCACCCATTCCAA GCCCACAGGACTGCAGCGCCtctactctctgtcctacttgTGGTACAGCGCTCATAACTCCACTACAGTCATTGTGGTGGGCCTGATCGTCAGTCTGCTCACTG ggggTATGCGGGGCCGGACCCTGGACCCTCGAACCCTTTACCCAGTGTGGCCCCGACTCCTCGCTCTCCTGCCCAGGGCTTGTCAGAAGCGACTTCACTACAAAAGCCACAGCCAGGAG CCATCCTTCTGTGCTCCCCAGGACCTCTCTGCAGACACCATGTTTCCGGAGAAGGCTGGCAACGGGATTCTGAGGGTTGATGGAAGCAAGGAGGAGGTGCCTGAGCAAGGCTCGGCCCAGCAGGCAAGCAGCCCTACCTTCATCCTGCAGGAGACCTCACTGTGA
- the SLC5A6 gene encoding sodium-dependent multivitamin transporter isoform X1 — protein sequence MSVGAVTSAPLFPTSDTSPPVPTFSAVDYVVFALLLVLSLAIGLYHACRGWGQHTVGQLQMADRKMDCLPVALSLLATFQSAVAILGVPAEIYRFGTQYWFLGCCYFLGLLIPAHIFIPIFYRLHLTSAYEYLELRFNKAVRICGTVTFIFQMVIYMGVVLYAPSLALNAVTGLDLWLSVLTLGIVCNIYTALGGLKAVIWTDVFQTLVMFLGQLAVIIVGSAKLGGLGQVWHTASQHGLISGLELDPDPFVRHTFWTLAFGGLFMMLSLYGVNQAQVQRYLSSRTEKAAVLSCYAVFPCQQLVLCISCLIGLVMFAYYQKFPMSTQQSQAAPDQFVLYFVMDLLRGLPGLPGLFVACLFSGSLSTISSAFNSLATVTMEDLIRPWFSDLSEARATMLCRMLAFGYGLLCLGMAYISSQMGPLLQAAISIFGMIGGPLLGLFCLGMFFPCANPPGAIVGLLAGLAMAFWIGVGSTVTSTGSSGAPSPPNSSSFSLPNNLTAIGLTTLVPSVTHSKPTGLQRLYSLSYLWYSAHNSTTVIVVGLIVSLLTGGMRGRTLDPRTLYPVWPRLLALLPRACQKRLHYKSHSQEDLSADTMFPEKAGNGILRVDGSKEEVPEQGSAQQASSPTFILQETSL from the exons ATGAGTGTTGGGGCGGTCACCTCCgctcccctgttccccacttcaGACACCAGCCCGCCCGTGCCGACTTTCTCTGCTGTGGACTATGTGGTCTTTGCCCTGCTGCTGGTCCTGTCCCTGGCCATCGGGCTGTACCATGCCTGTCGTGGCTGGGGCCAGCACACAGTCGGTCAGCTACAGATGGCGGACCGGAAGATGGACTGCCTTCCTGTGGCGCTGTCCCTGCTGGCCACCTTCCAGTCGGCTGTGGCCATCCTGGGTGTGCCAGCTGAGATCTACCGATTCGGGACCCAGTACTGGTTCCTGGGCTGCTGCTACTTCCTGGGGCTGCTGATCCCTGCACACATCTTCATCCCCATCTTCTACCGCCTGCATCTCACCAGTGCCTACGAG TACCTAGAGCTCCGATTCAATAAAGCTGTGCGGATTTGTGGGACCGTGACCTTCATCTTTCAGATG GTGATCTACATGGGGGTAGTGCTCTATGCACCATCTTTGGCCCTcaatgcag TGACTGGTCTTGACCTGTGGCTGTCCGTGCTGACCCTTGGCATTGTCTGTAACATCTATACTGCTCTG GGTGGGCTGAAGGCCGTCATCTGGACAGATGTGTTCCAAACGCTGGTCATGTTCCTGGGGCAGCTGGCAGTCATCATCGTGGGGTCGGCCAAGTTGGGTGGCTTGGGGCAAGTATGGCACACGGCCTCCCAGCATGGCCTCATCTCTGGGCTCGA GCTGGACCCAGACCCCTTCGTGCGTCACACCTTCTGGACCTTGGCTTTCGGGGGCTTGTTCATGATGCTGTCCCTGTATGGGGTGAACCAGGCTCAGGTGCAGCGCTACCTCAGCTCCCGCACGGAGAAGGCAGCCGTGCT CTCCTGCTATGCTGTGTTCCCCTGCCAGCAGCTGGTCCTCTGCATATCATGCCTCATCGGCCTGGTCATGTTTGCCTATTACCAGAAATTCCCTATGAGCACCCAGCAGAGCCAGGCAGCCCCTGACCAG TTTGTCCTGTATTTTGTGATGGATCTCCTGAGAGGCCTGCCGGGCCTGCCGGGGCTCTTCGTCGCCTGCCTCTTCAGTGGCTCCCTCAG caccatatcCTCCGCTTTTAACTCCCTGGCTACTGTGACGATGGAAGACCTGATCCGGCCCTGGTTCTCTGACCTCTCTGAAGCCCGGGCCACCATGCTGTGCAGAATGCTCG CCTTTGGTTATGGGCTGCTTTGTCTGGGGATGGCCTACATTTCCTCCCAGATGGGACCTCTGTTGCAG gcagcCATCAGCATCTTTGGCATGATCGGGGGACCACTGCTCGGACTCTTCTGCCTTGGCATGTTCTTTCCCTGTGCCAACCCTCCC GGCGCCATTGTGGGTCTGCTGGCTGGACTCGCCATGGCCTTCTGGATCGGTGTTGGGAGCACAGTGACCAGCACGGGCTCCAGCGGGGCCCCCTCGCCCCCTAACAGCTCCAGCTTCTCCCTGCCCAACAACCTGACTGCCATCGGTCTGACCACATTGGTGCCCTCTGTCACCCATTCCAA GCCCACAGGACTGCAGCGCCtctactctctgtcctacttgTGGTACAGCGCTCATAACTCCACTACAGTCATTGTGGTGGGCCTGATCGTCAGTCTGCTCACTG ggggTATGCGGGGCCGGACCCTGGACCCTCGAACCCTTTACCCAGTGTGGCCCCGACTCCTCGCTCTCCTGCCCAGGGCTTGTCAGAAGCGACTTCACTACAAAAGCCACAGCCAGGAG GACCTCTCTGCAGACACCATGTTTCCGGAGAAGGCTGGCAACGGGATTCTGAGGGTTGATGGAAGCAAGGAGGAGGTGCCTGAGCAAGGCTCGGCCCAGCAGGCAAGCAGCCCTACCTTCATCCTGCAGGAGACCTCACTGTGA
- the ATRAID gene encoding all-trans retinoic acid-induced differentiation factor isoform X1 codes for MASRGPGGLWSLLPWAVALLLAVEMALALPEICIQCPGSVQKLSEVARYCKQTPNLTLQARCCLNQKGTILGLDLQNCSLKDPGPNFTQADTAVIIDLQANPLQDDLANTFHGFTQLQTLVLPQESRCPGGIEAWYTVTYYKDTQTCQGQRNLCNSTRHPGTCPENGSCAPNGPGLLKCVCADGFHGYKCMRQSSFPLLMFFGILGSTTLSISALLWGTQRRKAKAA; via the exons ATGGCCTCTCGCGGGCCGGGCGGCCTTTGGAGCTTGCTCCCTTGGGCTGTGGCCCTGCTCCTCGCTGTGGAAATGGCTCTGGCGCTACCCGAG ATATGCATCCAGTGCCCTGGGAGTGTGCAAAAATTGTCAGAAGTGGCCCGTTATTGCAAGCAAACACCAAATCTTACCCTGCAAGCCCGCTGCTGCCTGAATCAGAAAGGCACCATCTTGGG GCTGGATCTCCAGAACTGTTCTCTAAAGGACCCTGGTCCAAACTTTACTCAAGCAGATACTGCTGTCATCAT AGACCTacaagcaaatcccctgcaggatGACTTGGCCAACACCTTCCATGGCTTTACCCAGCTCCAGACTCT GGTATTGCCACAAGAAAGCCGGTGTCCTGGAGGCATTGAAGCTTGGTATACTGTCACCTACTATAAAGACACCCAGACCTGCCAAGGACAAAGGAACCTGTGCAACAGCACTAGACACCCAG GAACATGTCCTGAGAATGGATCTTGTGCACCTAATGGTCCAGGACTCTTGAAGTGTGTTTGTGCTGATGGTTTCCATGGCTACAAGTGTATGCGCCAG AGCTCTTTCCCGCTGCTCATGTTCTTCGGCATTCTGGGATCCACCACGTTATCCATCTCCGCCCTGCTTTGGGGGACCCAACGCCGAAAAGCCAAGGCTGCCTGA
- the ATRAID gene encoding all-trans retinoic acid-induced differentiation factor isoform X2, protein MASRGPGGLWSLLPWAVALLLAVEMALALPEICIQCPGSVQKLSEVARYCKQTPNLTLQARCCLNQKGTILGLDLQNCSLKDPGPNFTQADTAVIIDLQANPLQDDLANTFHGFTQLQTLVLPQESRCPGGIEAWYTVTYYKDTQTCQGQRNLCNSTRHPGMLSHLSRTSCQPTALDTQVCCLTSLVFTVNQQKSRCPEGLMFKFLRH, encoded by the exons ATGGCCTCTCGCGGGCCGGGCGGCCTTTGGAGCTTGCTCCCTTGGGCTGTGGCCCTGCTCCTCGCTGTGGAAATGGCTCTGGCGCTACCCGAG ATATGCATCCAGTGCCCTGGGAGTGTGCAAAAATTGTCAGAAGTGGCCCGTTATTGCAAGCAAACACCAAATCTTACCCTGCAAGCCCGCTGCTGCCTGAATCAGAAAGGCACCATCTTGGG GCTGGATCTCCAGAACTGTTCTCTAAAGGACCCTGGTCCAAACTTTACTCAAGCAGATACTGCTGTCATCAT AGACCTacaagcaaatcccctgcaggatGACTTGGCCAACACCTTCCATGGCTTTACCCAGCTCCAGACTCT GGTATTGCCACAAGAAAGCCGGTGTCCTGGAGGCATTGAAGCTTGGTATACTGTCACCTACTATAAAGACACCCAGACCTGCCAAGGACAAAGGAACCTGTGCAACAGCACTAGACACCCAGGTATGCTGTCTCACCTGTCTCGTACTTCCTGTCAGCCGACAGCACTAGACACCCAG GTATGCTGTCTTACctctcttgtatttactgtcaaccaaCAGAAAAGTAGGTGTCCTGAGGGCCTTATGTTCAAGTTTCTGAGACACTAA